The genomic DNA CCATGGCCGGACCGGACGCGAGCCCCTCGAAACAATCCCCATGGAAGGGGCAGCCCCCGGGGAAGGGATCCGTCCGAGGATCGCGGGGCAGGCGGAAGTGGCCCATCTCCGGATGCAGCATGCCGTGCATCAACCGGCCATTGATCAAACCCCCTCCGCCGATGCCCGTGCCCACCGTCAGGTAGATGAAGGTGTCGAGCCCCTGGGCCGCCCCCCAGTGGTACTCACCCAGGGCCGCGCCATTCACGTCGGTGTCGAAGCCCACGGGAATGTCGAGGGCACGCCGGAACGCCCCCAGCATGTCGGTGTCCCTCCAGCCCGGCTTGGCCGTGGAGGTGATGAAGCCGTATTTCGGTGACTCCGGATGCAGCTCCACCGGACCGAAGGACGCGATGCCCAGGGCGGACAACGGTCCGAGCTGGCGCCGCTGGGCCTGGAAGAAGGCCAGGGCCTCTCCAATCGTGGCCTCCGGAGTCGTGGTGGGGATGCGCTCCATGGCGCGAATGTCGTCCGGGCCGGTCCCCACCGCGCACACGAACTTGGTCCCTCCCGCTTCGATGCCTCCCCACAGTGCCATCACGTCACCCTCCTGCTCACGCCCCCCGCTCTACTTCGGGAGGGGGCGGTTTTCCATCTCCACCTCGAAGTCGGAGACCCCAACGCCCGGGTCGCCCCTCGCGTCCGGGT from Melittangium boletus DSM 14713 includes the following:
- a CDS encoding ROK family protein, which codes for MALWGGIEAGGTKFVCAVGTGPDDIRAMERIPTTTPEATIGEALAFFQAQRRQLGPLSALGIASFGPVELHPESPKYGFITSTAKPGWRDTDMLGAFRRALDIPVGFDTDVNGAALGEYHWGAAQGLDTFIYLTVGTGIGGGGLINGRLMHGMLHPEMGHFRLPRDPRTDPFPGGCPFHGDCFEGLASGPAMEKRWGQRAESLPAEHPAWALEAHYIALALSSYICTVSPQRIILGGGVMAQRHLFPLVHAGVRQVLNDYIQAPALTEHIASYIVPPTLGERAGVLGALALARAT